From a region of the Flavobacterium sediminilitoris genome:
- the porT gene encoding type IX secretion/gliding motility protein PorT/SprT: MKKNIILFLITTTLGYAQGGLFGKDPIINLENFDKQKIHWGYYLGFNSLDYKFDYLSPTKDIESETTIGFNVGLVGNLRLMEYIDLRFEPGLNITQRNLIYPNIEDPVDRLREVKSTYIHFPLLLKFSSKRTGNIRPYLLGGVSASLNLSSNSKAPDDNFNDRFRVKKWTNNYEIGFGIDLYLEYFKFSPSIRGVFSMNDELIRDNTPDSPWTGNIQEMKTRGIFINFTFH; encoded by the coding sequence ATGAAGAAAAATATAATTTTATTCTTAATAACCACAACATTAGGTTATGCCCAAGGAGGCTTGTTTGGAAAAGATCCGATCATAAATCTTGAAAATTTTGACAAACAAAAAATCCATTGGGGATATTACTTAGGTTTCAATAGTCTTGATTACAAATTTGATTATTTAAGTCCTACTAAGGATATTGAATCTGAAACGACTATTGGATTCAATGTTGGCCTTGTAGGAAACCTTCGTTTAATGGAATATATTGATTTACGTTTTGAACCAGGGTTAAACATCACTCAAAGAAATTTAATATATCCAAATATTGAAGACCCAGTTGACCGATTAAGAGAAGTAAAATCTACTTATATCCATTTCCCTTTACTTTTAAAATTTTCTTCAAAACGCACTGGAAACATCAGACCCTATTTATTAGGAGGTGTTTCTGCCTCTTTAAATTTAAGTAGTAATTCAAAAGCTCCTGATGATAATTTCAATGACCGTTTTAGAGTTAAAAAATGGACTAATAACTATGAAATAGGCTTTGGAATCGACCTTTATCTTGAATATTTTAAGTTTTCACCTTCAATAAGAGGTGTATTTAGTATGAATGATGAATTAATAAGAGACAATACACCAGATAGTCCGTGGACAGGAAACATTCAAGAAATGAAAACAAGAGGTATTTTTATTAATTTCACTTTCCATTAA